A single region of the Prevotella sp. HUN102 genome encodes:
- the hutI gene encoding imidazolonepropionase gives MKLLVTNIGVLAGVGHEGKRCLKGKEMSELNTIENAFLYVENGRIVSYGGRVDTPQVDRNTLIVDAEGGTVLPSFCDSHTHVVYAGSREHEFVDKIRGLSYAEIAKRGGGILNSADRLHELSEDELYNQAMKRVDEVIRKGTGAMEIKSGYGLNLEDELKMLRVIRRIKETAPVKVVANFLGAHAVGREYAGRQAEYVDHIINDMLPAVAKENLADFIDVFCDEGFFTPDETRRLLQAGAKYGLRGKIHGEELAVSGGVEVGVECNALSVDHLEAMDDRDIELLKDTETMPTALPGTSFFLNMPFAPGRKMIDAGLPMAIASDYNPGSTPSGDMKFAVSLACIKMRLMPAEAINAATINSAYAMGLSEDYGSITKGKVANFFITAPIPSVDFIPYAYTTPIIRRIFLKGEEYVG, from the coding sequence ATGAAACTATTAGTAACAAACATAGGCGTCCTTGCCGGTGTCGGACACGAAGGAAAACGCTGTCTGAAAGGCAAGGAAATGTCGGAACTCAACACCATCGAGAACGCCTTTCTCTATGTGGAAAACGGGCGCATAGTATCGTATGGTGGGCGTGTGGATACGCCTCAGGTAGACAGAAACACGCTGATTGTGGATGCTGAAGGGGGCACGGTGCTGCCTTCGTTCTGCGATTCCCATACACACGTGGTCTACGCAGGCAGCCGCGAGCACGAGTTTGTGGATAAGATTCGCGGACTCAGCTATGCGGAAATAGCCAAACGAGGTGGCGGCATTCTCAATTCTGCCGACCGACTGCACGAACTTTCGGAAGACGAACTCTACAATCAGGCGATGAAGCGTGTAGACGAAGTGATCCGTAAGGGTACGGGAGCGATGGAAATAAAGAGCGGCTACGGGCTGAACCTCGAAGACGAACTGAAGATGCTGCGTGTTATCCGCCGTATCAAGGAAACTGCTCCCGTGAAAGTGGTGGCGAATTTCCTCGGCGCACACGCCGTAGGTCGCGAATACGCAGGCCGACAGGCAGAATATGTAGACCACATCATCAACGATATGCTTCCGGCAGTAGCGAAAGAAAACCTTGCCGACTTCATAGACGTGTTCTGTGATGAAGGTTTCTTCACGCCCGACGAAACGCGCCGATTGCTGCAAGCCGGTGCGAAATACGGACTGCGGGGCAAGATACACGGCGAGGAACTTGCCGTATCGGGTGGCGTTGAAGTAGGCGTGGAGTGCAACGCACTCTCCGTAGACCATCTTGAGGCGATGGACGACCGAGACATAGAGCTGCTCAAGGATACCGAAACAATGCCTACTGCACTGCCCGGCACGTCGTTCTTCCTCAATATGCCGTTTGCCCCGGGCAGAAAGATGATAGATGCAGGGCTGCCAATGGCGATTGCGTCCGACTACAATCCGGGTTCAACGCCGTCGGGCGATATGAAGTTTGCCGTTTCGCTGGCTTGCATCAAGATGCGCCTGATGCCGGCAGAGGCTATCAATGCGGCAACAATCAATTCAGCCTATGCAATGGGACTGAGCGAGGACTACGGTTCTATCACGAAGGGAAAGGTGGCGAACTTCTTTATCACTGCCCCCATCCCGTCCGTAGATTTCATTCCATACGCTTACACCACCCCGATTATTCGGCGTATCTTCCTCAAGGGCGAGGAATACGTAGGTTAA
- a CDS encoding DUF4359 domain-containing protein, producing MEYYIRTNNEKRGPYSIKELMERGLNEHSVVMPANGLEWVEASKIEDLRQAIANLSSGKQGVWEAQATGNAAEEIPIVQANPVSENEEKPTSAAQKKRGGCLFYSFLTLLVCVGVLIFTCPKPQDHKNELSDVITATINESVSEAGEKSGSDLLSSALNALSNSFTKQIVNFAADNLITVDNYFVCSVGKVNLDGRDRIVSVGLLGHIFTTDKENLKKAATKYYEKAEIRLEEEIKRKTNELINDKILNPLTDLAEDFVGSTIENLFK from the coding sequence ATGGAATATTACATCAGAACAAATAACGAGAAACGAGGCCCATACAGCATAAAAGAACTGATGGAGAGAGGGCTGAACGAGCATTCGGTTGTAATGCCCGCGAATGGGCTTGAATGGGTTGAAGCAAGCAAGATAGAGGATTTGCGACAGGCAATTGCCAATCTATCGTCAGGCAAGCAAGGTGTCTGGGAAGCACAAGCAACGGGAAACGCAGCCGAGGAAATCCCCATCGTGCAGGCAAACCCTGTTTCCGAAAATGAAGAAAAGCCAACTTCGGCTGCCCAGAAGAAACGTGGAGGCTGCCTTTTCTATTCATTCCTCACGCTGCTTGTCTGCGTCGGGGTGCTTATCTTCACTTGTCCGAAACCACAAGACCACAAAAATGAGTTATCCGACGTAATCACCGCCACCATCAACGAGTCTGTAAGCGAAGCAGGCGAAAAGTCAGGCAGCGACTTGCTCTCCTCAGCACTGAATGCTCTCAGCAATTCATTCACAAAACAGATAGTGAACTTCGCCGCCGACAACCTTATCACCGTGGATAATTACTTTGTCTGCTCCGTAGGGAAAGTGAATCTCGACGGCAGAGACCGTATCGTCTCCGTGGGCTTATTGGGGCACATCTTTACCACAGACAAGGAAAACCTAAAAAAGGCTGCTACAAAATATTACGAGAAAGCCGAAATAAGACTGGAAGAAGAGATTAAAAGAAAGACCAACGAACTGATTAACGACAAAATTCTCAATCCATTGACGGATTTAGCAGAAGACTTTGTGGGCTCCACCATCGAAAACTTGTTCAAGTGA
- the ffh gene encoding signal recognition particle protein translates to MFENLSDRLDRSFKILKGEGKITEINVAETLKDVRRALLDADVNYKVAKSFTDTVKQKALGMNVLTAVKPGQLMVKIVHDELAELMGGEAVGLKLESKPAIILMSGLQGSGKTTFSGKLANLLKTKEHKNPLLVACDVYRPAAIQQLHVVGEQVGVSVYSEPESKSVNQIAENAIREAKAKGNDVVIIDTAGRLAVDAEMMDEIESLKNHVNPDEILFVVDSMTGQDAVNTAKEFNDRLDFDGVVLTKLDGDTRGGAALSIRTVVTKPIKFIGTGEKMEALDVFHPARMADRILGMGDVVSLVERAQQQFDEEEAKKLQKKIQKNKFDFNDFYNQIQQIKKMGNLKDLASMIPGVGKAIRDVDIDDNAFKGIEAIILSMTPKERTNPEILNNVRKQRIAKGSGTNIQEVNRLVKQFDQTRKMMKMVTGSKMAGMMGRMKNMPNMKELGDMSNMPDLPNMPKMPKL, encoded by the coding sequence ATGTTTGAAAATTTAAGCGATCGTCTTGACCGTTCCTTTAAGATTCTGAAGGGCGAAGGCAAGATAACAGAAATAAATGTAGCCGAAACGCTGAAAGACGTGCGTAGAGCATTGTTGGATGCCGATGTAAACTATAAAGTTGCAAAATCATTTACCGATACCGTAAAGCAGAAAGCTTTGGGTATGAACGTGCTCACGGCTGTGAAGCCCGGTCAGTTGATGGTAAAGATTGTTCACGATGAATTGGCAGAGCTGATGGGTGGAGAGGCAGTGGGCCTGAAGCTCGAAAGCAAGCCGGCAATCATATTAATGAGTGGTTTGCAGGGTTCGGGTAAGACTACATTCTCTGGAAAACTTGCCAACTTGCTGAAGACAAAGGAACACAAGAATCCGTTGCTCGTGGCTTGCGACGTTTATCGTCCTGCTGCTATCCAGCAGTTGCACGTTGTAGGCGAACAGGTAGGCGTTTCTGTTTACAGCGAGCCTGAAAGCAAGAGCGTGAATCAGATTGCTGAAAACGCTATCAGAGAAGCAAAGGCGAAAGGAAATGATGTCGTAATCATCGATACCGCTGGTCGTTTGGCCGTGGATGCAGAGATGATGGACGAAATCGAAAGCCTGAAGAATCACGTGAATCCTGATGAAATTCTGTTCGTTGTAGACTCAATGACAGGTCAGGATGCAGTGAATACTGCAAAAGAGTTCAATGACCGTTTGGATTTCGATGGTGTCGTATTGACAAAGTTGGACGGCGATACCCGTGGTGGTGCCGCGCTTTCAATACGCACGGTCGTTACGAAACCTATCAAGTTCATCGGTACCGGCGAGAAGATGGAGGCACTCGACGTGTTTCATCCTGCCCGTATGGCAGACCGTATCTTGGGTATGGGCGACGTGGTTTCGCTGGTGGAGCGTGCTCAGCAGCAGTTCGACGAGGAGGAAGCAAAGAAACTTCAGAAGAAGATTCAGAAGAACAAGTTCGACTTCAACGACTTCTACAATCAGATTCAGCAGATTAAGAAGATGGGTAATCTGAAAGATCTCGCTTCTATGATTCCCGGCGTGGGCAAGGCTATTCGCGACGTGGATATCGACGACAATGCTTTCAAGGGTATTGAGGCGATTATCCTGAGTATGACTCCGAAGGAGCGCACAAATCCTGAAATCCTGAACAATGTCCGCAAGCAGCGTATTGCAAAGGGTTCGGGTACGAATATTCAAGAGGTAAACCGTCTTGTCAAGCAGTTCGACCAGACTCGCAAGATGATGAAGATGGTAACTGGCTCCAAGATGGCAGGTATGATGGGACGAATGAAGAATATGCCTAATATGAAGGAATTGGGCGATATGTCTAATATGCCTGATCTGCCGAATATGCCAAAGATGCCTAAACTTTAG
- the hutH gene encoding histidine ammonia-lyase, translating into MTHQISAEHLSIERIGEIIKNNIKLELSDDARQRIVRCREYLDKKIETSDKPIYGVTTGFGSLCKISIDKQQLSDLQKNLMMSHACGVGERVPNEIVKIMLLLKIQSLSYGFSACQLVTVERLIDFFNNDIYPVVYMQGSLGASGDLVPLAHLCLPLLGIGSVEMNGEVISGEEMLKKMNWQPIQLVSKEGLALLNGTQNMNAFAVWCMLQAERLSDWADKIGAMSLEAYDGRIEPFTHAVHAVRPHQGQIETAARIRELLEGSELIKQPKVNVQDPYSFRCMPQVHGASKDTIRYVKSVIDIEVNAATDNPTVCPDEDLIISAGNFHGEPIAQPMDFLAIALCELSNISERRIYKLVSGTRDLPSFLVAKPGVNSGFMIPQYTAASIVSQSKMYCTPASADSIPSSQGQEDHVSMGANAATKLYQVVLNTERVLAIELFNAAQALEFRRPLKSSPAIEAIFEAYRKVVPFVENDQFMAPHIAESVDFLRK; encoded by the coding sequence ATGACACATCAAATAAGTGCAGAACACCTTTCTATCGAAAGAATCGGCGAAATCATCAAGAACAACATCAAGCTCGAACTCTCAGACGATGCACGTCAGCGCATCGTTCGCTGCCGCGAATACTTGGATAAGAAGATTGAAACATCAGACAAGCCCATCTATGGCGTAACAACCGGTTTCGGTTCACTGTGCAAAATCTCCATCGACAAGCAACAGCTCTCCGACCTTCAGAAGAATCTTATGATGTCTCACGCCTGTGGTGTGGGCGAAAGAGTGCCTAATGAAATCGTCAAGATAATGCTTTTGCTCAAGATTCAATCCTTGAGTTACGGTTTCTCGGCTTGCCAGTTGGTAACTGTTGAGCGTCTGATTGACTTCTTCAACAACGATATTTATCCTGTTGTCTATATGCAAGGCTCTCTCGGTGCATCGGGCGACCTCGTGCCTCTGGCGCACCTTTGCCTGCCTCTGTTGGGTATCGGCAGCGTGGAAATGAACGGCGAGGTTATCTCCGGCGAGGAAATGCTGAAGAAGATGAACTGGCAGCCGATTCAGCTTGTGTCAAAAGAAGGCCTTGCGCTGCTCAACGGCACGCAGAATATGAACGCATTTGCCGTTTGGTGTATGCTTCAGGCAGAGCGTCTGAGCGACTGGGCAGACAAGATTGGCGCAATGTCGCTCGAGGCTTACGACGGCCGTATCGAACCATTCACACACGCCGTACACGCTGTGCGCCCACATCAGGGACAGATTGAGACTGCTGCACGCATTCGTGAATTGCTCGAAGGCAGCGAACTCATCAAGCAGCCGAAGGTAAACGTGCAGGATCCTTACTCATTCCGTTGTATGCCGCAGGTTCACGGTGCATCGAAAGACACCATCCGTTACGTGAAATCAGTTATTGACATCGAAGTAAATGCAGCTACTGATAATCCAACTGTCTGCCCTGACGAAGATTTGATTATCTCTGCCGGCAACTTCCACGGCGAACCTATCGCACAGCCGATGGACTTCCTTGCGATTGCTCTTTGCGAACTCAGCAACATTTCAGAACGCCGTATCTACAAGCTCGTTTCCGGCACACGCGATCTTCCAAGTTTCCTCGTGGCTAAACCAGGCGTGAACAGCGGCTTTATGATTCCACAGTATACGGCTGCCTCTATTGTAAGCCAAAGCAAGATGTACTGTACGCCTGCTTCTGCCGACAGTATTCCTTCTTCACAAGGTCAGGAAGACCACGTAAGTATGGGTGCGAACGCAGCTACGAAGCTCTATCAGGTGGTATTGAACACAGAACGTGTGCTTGCTATCGAACTCTTCAATGCAGCGCAGGCACTCGAATTCCGTCGCCCACTGAAGTCTTCTCCGGCTATCGAGGCAATCTTCGAGGCTTACCGTAAGGTGGTTCCATTCGTGGAGAACGACCAGTTTATGGCTCCTCACATTGCAGAGTCGGTAGATTTCTTGAGAAAGTAA
- a CDS encoding TetR/AcrR family transcriptional regulator produces MQTRKKDIRTLILAVAREEFLRNGVKNTSMKTISLKSGVAVGNIYNYFENKSDLLKAVLSPLIKAFEEYREKNRSISYFTIDVFKYDSFLEMMYDQMASVITPYRDEMRLLLFETAGTSLEKFFQTRQDDMLQDGIRYLQIMKEKYPYVDIDISPHFLHILCTLWYDVVKEIVLHQDMSQEEIDLIIKDYVKFTTGGWKYLLNIP; encoded by the coding sequence ATGCAAACACGGAAAAAAGATATTCGGACACTTATACTTGCCGTAGCACGTGAGGAGTTTTTGAGGAATGGAGTAAAAAACACATCAATGAAAACTATCTCACTGAAATCCGGAGTGGCAGTAGGCAATATCTACAATTATTTTGAAAATAAGAGCGACCTGTTAAAAGCAGTTCTTTCCCCATTGATTAAAGCGTTTGAAGAATATAGAGAAAAGAACAGAAGCATTTCTTATTTTACAATCGATGTCTTTAAATATGATAGTTTTTTAGAAATGATGTACGATCAGATGGCATCCGTCATCACACCTTATCGGGATGAAATGAGATTGCTGCTTTTTGAGACTGCCGGTACTTCGCTTGAGAAATTCTTTCAGACACGTCAAGACGATATGCTTCAGGACGGTATTAGGTACTTGCAGATAATGAAGGAAAAATACCCCTATGTAGATATTGATATATCGCCGCATTTCCTTCATATTCTTTGCACCTTATGGTACGATGTTGTGAAGGAAATTGTGCTCCATCAAGATATGAGTCAAGAGGAAATAGATTTAATAATAAAGGACTATGTAAAATTTACTACTGGAGGGTGGAAATATCTTTTAAATATTCCATAA
- the folD gene encoding bifunctional methylenetetrahydrofolate dehydrogenase/methenyltetrahydrofolate cyclohydrolase FolD, whose protein sequence is MEYQLIDGKATATAIKQEIAAEVKRIMEAGGKQPHLAAVLVGHDGGSETYVKNKVLSCEQCGFKSTLIRFEDDVTEEELLACVDKLNKDEDVDGFIVQLPLPKHIDEQKIIMAIDYRKDVDGFHPINVGRMAIGLPCFISATPLGILTLLQHYNIQTSGKKCVILGRSNIVGKPMAQLMMQKQYGDSTVTVCHSRSKTLKEECKEADIIIAAIGTPEFVTADMVKEGAVVIDVGTTRVPDATRKSGFRLSGDVKFDEVAPKCSYITPVPGGVGPMTICSLMKNTLAAGKKEYYR, encoded by the coding sequence ATGGAATATCAGCTTATTGATGGAAAAGCTACTGCAACTGCGATTAAGCAGGAGATTGCAGCAGAGGTGAAAAGAATAATGGAAGCCGGTGGCAAGCAGCCACACTTGGCAGCAGTATTGGTAGGCCACGATGGTGGCAGTGAGACCTATGTGAAGAACAAAGTGCTGTCTTGCGAACAGTGTGGTTTCAAGTCTACGCTCATTCGTTTTGAAGATGATGTTACCGAGGAGGAACTTCTCGCTTGTGTAGACAAACTTAATAAGGATGAAGACGTGGATGGTTTCATCGTTCAGTTGCCGCTGCCTAAGCATATTGATGAACAGAAGATAATTATGGCAATCGACTATCGCAAGGATGTGGATGGTTTCCATCCTATCAATGTGGGTAGAATGGCTATCGGTCTTCCTTGTTTCATTTCAGCAACCCCATTGGGTATTCTGACATTGTTGCAGCACTACAATATCCAGACTTCAGGAAAGAAGTGTGTGATTTTGGGTCGAAGCAATATCGTAGGAAAGCCGATGGCGCAGTTGATGATGCAAAAGCAGTATGGCGATTCAACGGTAACCGTATGCCACTCGCGTTCAAAGACCTTGAAAGAGGAGTGTAAGGAGGCAGACATTATTATTGCAGCAATCGGAACACCAGAGTTTGTTACTGCCGATATGGTGAAGGAAGGAGCCGTTGTCATAGACGTAGGTACGACTCGCGTGCCGGATGCAACGCGAAAGAGTGGTTTCCGTCTGAGTGGAGACGTGAAGTTTGATGAAGTTGCACCTAAGTGCTCTTACATAACTCCCGTACCGGGTGGCGTTGGTCCGATGACCATCTGTTCTCTGATGAAAAACACACTTGCTGCCGGTAAGAAAGAATACTACCGGTAG
- a CDS encoding TonB-dependent receptor domain-containing protein yields the protein MNIFIRKRRQTSAFIHKEIRHLDKKRWWIFVLNNFEFRSFFKSVAFRCALSLFLSVFAYSVNAQKAVLYGTITDAATGEALIGASVIIDNGVFGTSTDRNGNYTLQIPNSRKARLLFKYIGYKDERREIVVKDSTRCDVSLKSTGKQLDEVTVTMRSDIRRLKESAMPISVIGQRQLQGTASNINDVLARTVGVTIRNTGGMGSSSRISVRGLEGKRMGMFVDETPLGQIGNFVALNDIPTNLIERIEVYKGIVPYKFGGSALGGAVNVVTKEYPPLYFDASYEIGSFNTHQFSSILKRTDVKSGLQFSVGGFYTYAGNNYKMRLVNIDNREVERNHDRFKKFIAGGSVKATKWWFDEIKLELIAMRTHQEIQGIDMDIREAYNKSESFVAALNFKRDNFFLDGLDFDLDLGYVLGKYGMHDTAMHQYDWDGNELPPVSPYGGEQNKFPSDGHNRSNDFIGKFNLGYTIDRHHSINFNIYANNTALKPKDLLMDKALGFRANFPSNMNNVTTGLSYDLNLFDDRLQNALTFKNFIFSSHSRSIDIFSVNEPEPVKVSKSFYGFSNALRYKLTPEIMVKAAFNSEVRIPTSEELIGNGYSILASPALKPERTTGCNIGAMFRQQGNDGGLIELEVNGFYNTLKDMIRFTPDVIPTMARYRNFGSVRTMGIELEAKGDITPLLYVYANGTYQDLRDSRKYIPGTEVVNPTKGKRIPNVPYLLGNFGVEFHKENLFGGRGQNTRLLFDASYIHQYFYDFEMSKYQERKIPTSFTMDAGIEHSLENNRWTLALKVKNLSNRNVVSELNRPLPGRSLAFKIRYVLK from the coding sequence ATGAATATTTTTATTAGAAAACGCAGACAGACATCTGCATTCATTCATAAGGAAATCCGCCATCTTGATAAAAAAAGATGGTGGATTTTTGTTTTGAATAATTTTGAATTTCGTTCGTTTTTCAAAAGCGTGGCATTTCGTTGTGCGCTAAGCTTGTTTTTAAGCGTATTTGCATATTCGGTCAATGCTCAAAAAGCAGTACTATACGGAACAATAACCGATGCTGCCACAGGAGAAGCCCTCATAGGGGCATCCGTAATAATCGACAATGGAGTTTTTGGAACTTCTACTGACCGGAATGGAAACTATACGCTGCAAATTCCGAACAGCCGGAAAGCACGTCTGTTGTTTAAATACATAGGATACAAAGACGAGCGACGAGAAATTGTGGTAAAGGACAGCACAAGATGTGATGTAAGCCTGAAAAGTACTGGCAAGCAGCTCGATGAAGTAACTGTAACTATGCGTAGCGACATAAGACGGCTGAAAGAGTCGGCTATGCCAATATCAGTTATCGGGCAGAGACAGCTGCAGGGAACAGCATCGAATATCAACGATGTTTTGGCCCGCACGGTAGGTGTAACTATCCGCAATACGGGAGGTATGGGCAGCTCTTCGCGTATCTCGGTCAGAGGTTTGGAAGGAAAACGGATGGGAATGTTTGTAGACGAGACTCCATTGGGACAGATTGGCAACTTTGTGGCTCTCAACGATATACCGACCAACTTAATAGAACGCATAGAGGTCTACAAGGGTATTGTGCCTTATAAGTTCGGTGGCTCGGCTTTAGGTGGCGCAGTCAATGTAGTTACAAAAGAATATCCTCCATTGTATTTTGATGCTTCATACGAGATAGGCTCGTTCAACACCCATCAGTTTTCCTCTATACTGAAACGGACGGATGTGAAATCGGGGCTTCAATTCAGCGTGGGAGGATTCTATACTTATGCGGGCAACAACTACAAGATGCGGCTTGTGAATATTGATAACCGCGAAGTGGAACGCAACCACGATAGATTCAAGAAATTCATTGCCGGTGGTTCTGTAAAAGCTACCAAATGGTGGTTCGACGAAATAAAGTTAGAGCTTATAGCAATGCGTACCCATCAGGAGATTCAAGGTATTGATATGGATATCAGGGAAGCGTATAACAAGTCGGAAAGTTTTGTCGCAGCTCTGAATTTTAAACGCGATAATTTCTTTTTGGATGGTTTGGATTTCGATTTGGATTTAGGCTATGTATTGGGAAAATATGGAATGCACGACACGGCGATGCATCAATATGACTGGGACGGGAATGAGCTTCCGCCTGTATCGCCTTATGGAGGAGAACAAAACAAGTTTCCGTCGGACGGGCATAACAGGTCGAATGATTTCATAGGAAAATTCAACTTAGGCTATACGATTGACAGGCATCATAGCATAAACTTCAATATATATGCCAACAATACGGCCTTAAAACCGAAAGATCTGCTTATGGACAAGGCTCTCGGATTTCGTGCAAACTTTCCAAGCAATATGAATAACGTTACTACAGGACTTTCCTACGATCTAAACCTGTTTGACGACCGTCTTCAGAACGCATTGACATTCAAGAACTTCATATTCTCTTCGCACTCAAGGAGCATTGATATTTTTTCGGTAAACGAACCTGAACCTGTAAAAGTATCGAAGAGTTTTTACGGATTCAGCAATGCCCTGCGCTATAAGCTGACTCCGGAAATTATGGTTAAGGCGGCTTTCAATTCGGAAGTACGCATTCCCACGAGTGAGGAGCTTATTGGCAACGGTTACTCCATACTCGCATCGCCGGCCTTGAAGCCCGAGCGCACCACGGGTTGCAACATTGGTGCTATGTTCCGGCAGCAAGGAAACGATGGAGGGCTGATAGAGTTGGAAGTCAATGGATTCTACAACACTCTCAAGGATATGATACGGTTTACACCCGATGTGATTCCTACTATGGCGCGATACCGAAACTTCGGAAGTGTACGCACGATGGGAATAGAACTGGAAGCAAAAGGCGATATTACACCTTTGTTATATGTGTATGCAAATGGTACATACCAAGACCTGCGCGACTCTCGGAAATACATTCCGGGAACAGAGGTTGTTAATCCCACAAAAGGAAAACGCATACCTAATGTGCCTTATCTGTTAGGAAATTTTGGTGTGGAGTTTCATAAAGAAAATCTTTTTGGAGGTCGTGGGCAAAACACACGTCTGCTCTTCGATGCGTCCTACATTCATCAATATTTCTATGATTTTGAAATGAGCAAATATCAAGAGCGCAAAATACCCACATCGTTCACTATGGATGCAGGGATAGAACATAGTTTGGAAAACAACCGTTGGACTCTCGCCTTGAAGGTTAAAAACCTGTCTAACCGTAATGTTGTTTCGGAACTTAACCGTCCGCTTCCCGGCCGTTCTTTGGCATTTAAAATAAGATATGTGCTAAAATAA
- a CDS encoding tetratricopeptide repeat protein — protein sequence MTAEEYLKLGNDYRKKGDFKNAMNCYLEAIDLDPDSPAVEAKKMLEAIFSFYNKDAYNP from the coding sequence ATGACAGCAGAAGAATATTTGAAACTGGGAAATGACTACAGGAAGAAAGGTGATTTTAAGAATGCAATGAATTGCTATCTTGAAGCTATTGACTTGGATCCGGATTCTCCTGCTGTCGAAGCTAAGAAGATGCTGGAAGCTATCTTCAGTTTTTATAACAAAGACGCATATAATCCTTAA
- a CDS encoding restriction endonuclease subunit R: MNKNFWNLYKEAKGKDVIELFNPDVEDTYESVINICESAKKWNDDFDSVLTTNIYGCILINLLERYPLPKENFTRKSFLKFVEDFDLINFDVDINGDTVWYEKEILLPKDKFRNKNSMVCPLSLFLYFHYDYFKPILLPQRFDLMQKRCDVLGIDLPEIPRTKDYKEYLMFYYDLCGCMNEFQKKYELTDAEFCACLYDFGGMAIGETVKIEMPKPTNVWLTGASGKADFTYLDNLGKDEDNQGHIWACNERTKRGDIIIIYCTSPRSYIHSIWRANSGGIFNPFDSYQCRTAVCDGIRIPEIGFKDLKADKYFSQVPIVRGNLQGINGVELSADDYSRLLEMIEERGGNVSILPKLFDGADVDFGIIELEKDVEEKILIPILRELGYEDKDWTRQLSLKAGRQEKAIPDFVFFPQGKEHFENAPFVIEAKLDMSSAIELNRAFRQGLSYARLLRSKLMGLCDKERLVIYQVDEVGSSDQTNPIFENHWKAIYSDSAIGTRLKQLIGAEVIRSL; the protein is encoded by the coding sequence ATGAATAAGAATTTCTGGAACTTATATAAAGAGGCAAAAGGAAAAGATGTTATAGAATTGTTTAATCCTGATGTAGAAGATACATATGAATCTGTTATTAATATCTGTGAATCTGCTAAGAAATGGAATGATGATTTTGATTCAGTATTGACAACCAATATCTATGGTTGTATATTGATAAATTTATTAGAACGATACCCATTACCTAAAGAAAATTTTACTCGCAAGTCTTTTTTGAAATTTGTAGAAGATTTCGATTTAATAAATTTCGATGTTGATATTAATGGCGATACAGTATGGTATGAAAAAGAAATTTTATTGCCTAAAGATAAATTTAGAAATAAAAACTCTATGGTTTGTCCTTTATCCCTCTTTTTGTATTTTCATTATGACTATTTTAAGCCTATCTTACTCCCACAACGTTTTGACTTAATGCAGAAACGTTGTGATGTATTAGGTATAGATTTGCCTGAAATTCCTAGGACAAAAGATTATAAAGAATATTTGATGTTCTATTATGATTTATGTGGTTGTATGAATGAGTTTCAAAAGAAATACGAATTGACCGATGCTGAGTTTTGTGCGTGTTTGTATGACTTTGGAGGTATGGCGATAGGAGAAACTGTAAAAATAGAAATGCCCAAACCGACGAATGTTTGGCTTACCGGAGCTTCTGGAAAAGCTGATTTTACGTATCTTGATAATTTAGGAAAGGACGAAGATAATCAAGGTCATATATGGGCTTGCAATGAAAGAACGAAACGAGGTGATATTATTATAATTTATTGTACTTCTCCAAGGAGTTACATTCATTCCATTTGGCGTGCAAATTCTGGTGGTATATTCAATCCTTTTGATAGTTATCAATGTCGTACAGCGGTATGTGATGGAATTAGGATTCCCGAAATAGGATTTAAAGACCTTAAAGCAGATAAGTATTTTTCACAAGTTCCAATAGTAAGAGGGAACTTGCAAGGAATTAATGGAGTGGAATTGAGTGCTGATGATTATTCTCGACTGTTGGAAATGATAGAAGAACGAGGAGGAAATGTATCCATATTACCAAAACTCTTTGATGGTGCCGATGTGGATTTTGGTATTATTGAATTAGAGAAAGATGTAGAAGAAAAGATTCTGATTCCAATTTTGAGAGAATTAGGATATGAAGATAAGGACTGGACTCGACAACTTAGTTTGAAAGCTGGGCGTCAAGAGAAAGCTATACCTGATTTTGTGTTCTTCCCACAAGGAAAAGAGCATTTTGAAAACGCTCCTTTTGTCATAGAAGCCAAACTCGATATGTCATCGGCAATAGAATTAAATCGTGCATTCCGTCAAGGTCTTTCGTATGCAAGGCTATTAAGAAGTAAATTAATGGGGCTTTGTGATAAAGAACGACTTGTTATATATCAAGTTGATGAGGTTGGTTCTAGTGATCAGACTAATCCGATATTTGAAAATCATTGGAAAGCAATATATTCCGATTCAGCAATTGGGACACGATTAAAACAATTGATTGGAGCTGAAGTTATTAGGTCCTTGTAG